From Corynebacterium sp. BD556, the proteins below share one genomic window:
- a CDS encoding TetR/AcrR family transcriptional regulator, whose protein sequence is MAGRPRKNSPRRVGRTAREEILDASSELFTTQGFATTSTHQIAEAVGIRQASLYYHFPSKADIFLTLLMETVQPALDLASELADSDESPSLKLWALVAAETRILLSSGWNIGRLYQLPTALSEEFKDYHAARTELEGIFRTLAARIVGDDDPRIELPFHMTLSAVEMRDNTGSAPYPLVDDALPAPSVMIADAVLDVLHAELPANRGMRTLSLVSREK, encoded by the coding sequence ATGGCTGGCCGACCGCGCAAGAACAGCCCCCGTCGCGTGGGGAGAACTGCCCGCGAGGAAATTCTCGATGCCTCCTCTGAACTCTTCACCACCCAGGGTTTCGCCACGACCTCTACGCACCAGATCGCGGAGGCTGTTGGGATCCGTCAGGCGTCGCTGTACTACCACTTCCCTTCGAAGGCGGATATTTTCCTTACCTTGTTGATGGAGACGGTGCAGCCAGCCTTGGATCTCGCTTCCGAGCTCGCGGATTCCGATGAGTCGCCGTCGCTGAAGTTGTGGGCGCTTGTGGCGGCGGAGACACGGATTTTGCTGTCTTCTGGGTGGAACATCGGTCGGCTTTACCAGCTACCGACGGCTCTGTCTGAGGAATTCAAGGACTACCACGCGGCGCGCACGGAGCTTGAGGGCATTTTCCGCACCTTGGCGGCGCGCATTGTGGGTGATGACGATCCGCGTATCGAGTTGCCTTTTCACATGACTTTGTCGGCAGTAGAGATGCGCGACAATACCGGTAGCGCACCTTATCCGCTTGTCGACGACGCCTTGCCCGCCCCTTCCGTCATGATCGCCGATGCAGTACTTGACGTGTTGCACGCCGAGTTGCCCGCTAACCGCGGTATGCGCACGCTCAGTCTGGTTTCGCGGGAGAAGTAG
- the rpsR gene encoding 30S ribosomal protein S18 — translation MKRNNHRKARMEQSRRPKKNPLKAKGIEQVDYKDIETLRLFISDRHKIRSRRVTGLTPQQQRQVATAVKNAREMALLPFTSR, via the coding sequence ATGAAGCGTAACAATCACCGTAAGGCGCGCATGGAGCAGTCCCGCCGCCCGAAGAAGAACCCGCTGAAGGCCAAAGGGATCGAGCAGGTCGATTACAAAGACATTGAGACTTTGCGTCTTTTCATCTCTGATCGCCACAAGATCCGTTCCCGTCGCGTTACCGGTTTGACGCCGCAGCAGCAGCGTCAGGTCGCCACCGCGGTCAAGAATGCCCGCGAAATGGCTCTTTTGCCGTTCACCAGCCGCTAG
- the rpsN gene encoding 30S ribosomal protein S14, with protein MAKKSKIAKNEKRKEIVARYAERRAELKAIIRNPETSDEDRLEAQFELNRQPRDASPARVRNRDAHDGRPRGYLRKFGLSRVRMREMAHRGELPGVRKSSW; from the coding sequence ATGGCTAAGAAGTCAAAGATCGCCAAGAACGAGAAGCGCAAGGAGATCGTCGCTCGCTACGCGGAGCGTCGCGCTGAGCTCAAGGCAATCATCCGCAACCCCGAGACGTCCGACGAGGACCGTCTCGAGGCCCAGTTCGAACTGAACCGCCAGCCGCGCGATGCCTCCCCGGCTCGCGTGCGCAACCGCGATGCACATGATGGTCGCCCCCGCGGCTACCTCCGCAAGTTCGGTCTGTCCCGTGTCCGTATGCGCGAGATGGCTCACCGTGGTGAGCTGCCGGGCGTTCGTAAGTCTTCGTGGTAA
- the rpmG gene encoding 50S ribosomal protein L33 — protein MARNDIRPIIKLKSTAGTGYTYVTRKNKRNNPDRLSMKKYDPVVRKHVEFREER, from the coding sequence ATGGCACGTAACGATATCCGCCCGATCATCAAGCTGAAAAGCACTGCGGGCACTGGTTACACCTACGTAACCCGTAAGAACAAGCGCAACAACCCGGATCGTCTTTCCATGAAGAAGTACGACCCGGTTGTCCGCAAGCACGTCGAATTCCGCGAGGAGCGATAA
- the rpmB gene encoding 50S ribosomal protein L28, with protein MSAHCQVTGRKPQFGKTVSHSHRRHSRRWNPNVQKRRFYLPSEGRTITLRVSTKGLKIIDRDGIESVVAAIRARGEKI; from the coding sequence ATGTCGGCACATTGCCAGGTCACGGGACGTAAGCCGCAGTTTGGCAAAACCGTCTCGCACTCGCACCGCCGCCACTCGCGCCGTTGGAACCCCAACGTGCAGAAGCGCCGGTTTTACCTGCCCTCCGAGGGTCGCACCATTACCCTGAGGGTTTCCACCAAGGGCCTCAAGATCATCGACCGCGACGGCATCGAGTCCGTTGTCGCTGCTATCCGCGCACGAGGTGAGAAGATCTAA
- a CDS encoding DUF418 domain-containing protein, with translation MKTSAPASTRIVALDVARGIAILGTLATNIWIYAGSSSAMKELFGSSEYTLARSISAGEEGAIVDAALHLVTDGKFLGLLTIMFGIGMEIQRQSALRKGKRWPGAYYWRAALLAVEGLLNYIFVFEFDVLLGYGLTALAVAPILARSEKVQKVLMWVALLGHIAIIGLLDVAVAYAMKTATEEERAEMAGTLQFYDSTSSYTDMVYTRVTNFAQGRVEIPILFTMGLAMFLIGARLYRAGLFEARRTLLRRRVLFVGLAIGLPLDWGLRFFATSATGMTTRYVTSALVAFGVLALIAEYYVRRDNQLGTVGAALTAVGRMALTCYILQNLIASVLFYDFGLGLARRIDGRLGVIAVYLLICAVMIALSAMWLRRFQRGPIEAVMHRLYV, from the coding sequence GTGAAAACCTCAGCTCCTGCAAGCACGCGCATCGTCGCGCTCGACGTTGCCCGAGGCATAGCCATCTTAGGAACCTTAGCCACCAATATTTGGATCTACGCGGGGTCGTCTTCGGCTATGAAAGAGTTGTTCGGCTCCAGTGAATACACCCTGGCGCGCAGCATTTCTGCGGGAGAAGAAGGGGCGATTGTCGACGCCGCCCTTCACCTCGTCACCGACGGGAAGTTCCTCGGCTTGCTCACCATCATGTTTGGCATCGGAATGGAAATCCAGCGACAGTCGGCGCTGCGCAAGGGGAAAAGGTGGCCCGGAGCATACTACTGGCGCGCGGCCTTGCTGGCGGTCGAGGGGTTACTCAACTACATCTTCGTTTTCGAGTTCGACGTCTTGCTGGGGTACGGACTTACCGCACTCGCCGTAGCGCCCATCCTCGCGCGGAGTGAAAAGGTGCAAAAAGTTCTCATGTGGGTCGCACTGCTGGGACACATCGCGATTATCGGACTTCTGGACGTCGCGGTTGCCTACGCCATGAAAACTGCCACCGAGGAGGAACGAGCGGAAATGGCGGGGACACTTCAGTTCTACGACTCCACCTCCAGCTACACCGACATGGTTTACACCCGCGTGACCAACTTTGCGCAAGGCCGCGTAGAAATCCCGATCCTCTTCACGATGGGACTGGCCATGTTCCTCATTGGTGCCCGGCTGTACCGCGCCGGGCTGTTTGAAGCCCGCCGCACACTGCTGCGGCGCCGAGTCCTTTTCGTCGGGCTTGCCATCGGCTTGCCGCTGGACTGGGGGCTTCGCTTCTTTGCCACCTCAGCCACAGGGATGACGACGCGCTACGTTACCTCCGCATTGGTCGCCTTCGGTGTGCTCGCGCTGATTGCGGAGTATTACGTCCGGCGCGACAACCAACTCGGGACGGTAGGTGCTGCTTTGACTGCGGTGGGAAGGATGGCGCTGACGTGCTATATCCTGCAAAACCTCATCGCGTCTGTGCTGTTTTACGATTTTGGGCTGGGCTTAGCGCGCCGCATTGACGGCAGGCTCGGGGTGATCGCCGTGTACTTGTTGATCTGCGCAGTGATGATCGCATTGAGCGCAATGTGGCTGCGGCGCTTCCAGCGCGGACCCATCGAAGCAGTTATGCACCGTCTATACGTATGA
- a CDS encoding type B 50S ribosomal protein L31, producing MKNDIHPDYHPVIIQDGNTGHKFLTRSTMTSDRKDTWEDGNEYPLIVVDVTSESHPFWTGAQRLMDTAGRVEKFNKRFGGMARRKKKSAN from the coding sequence ATGAAAAATGATATTCACCCGGATTACCACCCGGTGATCATCCAGGACGGTAACACTGGACACAAGTTCCTGACCCGTTCCACCATGACCTCCGACCGCAAGGACACCTGGGAAGACGGCAACGAGTACCCGCTTATCGTCGTCGATGTGACCTCCGAGTCGCACCCGTTTTGGACCGGCGCACAGCGTCTCATGGACACCGCAGGCCGCGTTGAGAAGTTCAACAAGCGCTTTGGTGGCATGGCTCGCCGCAAGAAGAAGTCCGCAAACTAA
- the rpmF gene encoding 50S ribosomal protein L32, with protein sequence MATPKFRKSRANTRSRRSQWKADNAELQTVKIDGQEVRIPRRLIKAAQAGLIDVEQF encoded by the coding sequence ATGGCAACCCCCAAGTTCCGCAAGTCCCGCGCAAACACGCGCTCGCGCCGTTCGCAGTGGAAGGCCGACAACGCCGAGCTGCAGACCGTCAAGATTGACGGCCAGGAAGTGCGCATCCCGCGCCGCCTGATCAAGGCAGCCCAGGCGGGCCTGATCGACGTCGAGCAGTTCTAA
- a CDS encoding S1C family serine protease, which translates to MTTEYDVAQPKRPSSAPVLAVALVTALAAGGGAGYLAGSAANPPQQVSALEQPNENKTEALPVGEGSVEAVADQVLPAVVSIGVESLRGMSEGSGSIISSDGYVLTNHHVIADAAAGGAKIDVTLNDGTRHAARFIASDVNTDVGVLKIEGVEGLPVISFGDSDQLKVGQDVVAVGSPLGLSATVTSGIVSALNRPVRASQGGSDSSLMDGIQTDAAINPGNSGGPLVDMNGNLIGMNSVIASLSPGRGGAEGAAGSIGLGFAIPSNFAKRVAQQLIDSGKATQPMLGVQVDIRSGGGALVVAVEPGSPGEQAGLRPGDVITQLNERRIDSADALIAATRSRDFGEQVTLMVRSGEGEDARPVDVTLSSE; encoded by the coding sequence ATGACCACCGAATACGACGTTGCGCAACCGAAGCGCCCCAGTTCGGCCCCAGTTCTCGCTGTAGCGCTGGTTACCGCCCTGGCGGCCGGCGGCGGTGCCGGTTACCTGGCGGGAAGTGCCGCGAACCCGCCGCAGCAAGTTTCCGCCCTTGAGCAGCCCAATGAAAACAAAACGGAAGCGCTCCCGGTGGGAGAGGGTTCCGTGGAAGCTGTCGCTGACCAGGTCCTGCCTGCTGTCGTCTCCATCGGTGTCGAGTCTTTGAGGGGCATGTCGGAGGGCTCCGGCTCTATCATTTCCTCGGACGGCTACGTGCTGACCAACCACCACGTCATCGCCGATGCGGCCGCGGGAGGGGCAAAGATTGACGTCACGCTCAACGACGGCACCCGCCATGCGGCCCGGTTTATCGCCTCCGACGTCAACACCGATGTCGGAGTGCTCAAAATTGAGGGAGTAGAAGGTCTGCCGGTGATCTCCTTCGGTGATTCCGATCAGTTGAAGGTGGGTCAAGACGTTGTGGCAGTCGGCTCCCCGCTGGGGCTTTCGGCGACAGTGACCAGCGGTATCGTTTCTGCTTTGAACCGCCCTGTGAGAGCGTCTCAGGGCGGCAGCGATAGTTCCCTGATGGACGGCATCCAAACCGATGCCGCCATCAACCCTGGCAACTCCGGCGGCCCCCTGGTGGACATGAACGGAAACTTGATCGGCATGAACTCCGTGATCGCCTCCCTGTCGCCGGGCAGGGGCGGGGCAGAAGGCGCCGCCGGTTCGATCGGTCTGGGCTTTGCTATTCCCTCGAATTTTGCGAAACGAGTCGCACAGCAGTTAATTGACTCAGGTAAAGCTACTCAGCCCATGCTTGGTGTTCAGGTAGATATCCGCTCCGGTGGGGGAGCTCTCGTCGTAGCGGTGGAGCCAGGCAGCCCGGGCGAGCAGGCGGGGCTGCGGCCGGGAGACGTAATTACGCAGTTAAATGAACGTCGCATCGATTCGGCGGACGCGCTGATCGCCGCGACCCGCTCCCGCGACTTCGGGGAGCAGGTGACGCTTATGGTCCGCTCCGGCGAAGGTGAAGACGCCAGACCGGTAGATGTAACGCTTAGTTCCGAGTAA
- a CDS encoding MogA/MoaB family molybdenum cofactor biosynthesis protein, translating to MPNSLDTLDLNEPDESVLLAAELEAQPLTPRALVVLVSDHRFEAKDDDTDRLICELLQEYNFTVDAVVRVKSKKAAIRKAIETGVVGGVDLVLTLGGTGVGPRDKTPEATRAVIDTLVPGVGQAIRSSGQACGAVDACTSRGICGVSGSTVVVNLAPSRQAIRDGVSTFAPLVTHLISDLNRYSLA from the coding sequence ATGCCGAACTCGCTCGATACGCTTGACCTCAACGAGCCAGACGAATCAGTCCTCCTGGCAGCCGAGCTTGAGGCGCAGCCACTGACCCCGCGTGCCTTGGTAGTGCTCGTGTCCGATCACCGCTTCGAGGCGAAGGATGACGACACTGACCGTCTCATCTGCGAACTTCTCCAGGAATATAATTTCACCGTCGACGCGGTTGTGCGTGTGAAGTCGAAAAAGGCGGCGATCCGGAAAGCGATTGAGACGGGTGTGGTCGGCGGTGTCGACCTTGTGCTTACCCTCGGGGGCACCGGCGTCGGACCGCGCGATAAGACCCCAGAGGCGACGCGCGCGGTCATCGACACCCTGGTGCCGGGTGTGGGACAAGCGATCCGCTCCTCGGGCCAAGCCTGCGGTGCCGTGGATGCCTGCACTTCCCGCGGTATCTGCGGTGTGTCCGGTTCCACCGTGGTCGTTAACTTGGCGCCGTCGCGTCAAGCGATCCGCGACGGTGTATCCACCTTCGCGCCTTTGGTTACTCATTTGATCAGCGACTTAAACAGGTACTCGCTGGCGTGA
- the mscL gene encoding large-conductance mechanosensitive channel protein MscL — protein sequence MLNGFKEFILRGNVIDLAVGVVIGAAFTAVVTAFSDAIINPLLNIFGGAEVGGLKVPVIPGRPDTALDFGMLLTAIINFLLIAAVVYFCIVAPMNKLDQMQKRRRGISEDEPAPTDTELLTEIRDLLAGQSPAQAGTTPPKDA from the coding sequence ATGCTCAACGGCTTCAAAGAGTTTATTTTGCGTGGCAACGTCATCGACTTGGCTGTCGGTGTCGTCATCGGTGCCGCATTCACCGCGGTTGTCACGGCGTTTTCCGACGCCATCATCAACCCCTTGCTCAATATCTTCGGTGGCGCCGAAGTCGGCGGCCTTAAGGTTCCGGTCATCCCGGGCCGCCCCGACACCGCGCTCGACTTCGGCATGCTGCTGACCGCGATCATCAACTTCCTGCTGATCGCCGCAGTTGTCTACTTCTGCATCGTCGCCCCGATGAATAAGCTGGACCAGATGCAGAAGCGCCGCCGCGGTATTTCCGAGGACGAGCCGGCCCCGACTGATACCGAGCTGCTCACCGAGATCCGCGATCTTCTCGCTGGCCAGTCCCCGGCTCAAGCGGGTACCACCCCACCCAAGGATGCCTAG
- a CDS encoding SAF domain-containing protein: MKLLDLLRTPGHRRATLVRRAAAAALLFAAALSGVTSRTAAPEVTVFARDVDAGAVIETGDVTRKRLPSSVVPERAVFSPAEAEGKILAAEAAAGEVVTTTRLVGPDLTAGLVPQGAEGSSYTLVPVVLAEPDIIPMLHHGAGVSVISLQEKSGAPLIVAEGGKVVVAGQHDSTVLLLLPDSQAKAVAAASLGTPLTVVLDGRTL; this comes from the coding sequence ATGAAACTGTTGGATCTTCTGCGCACCCCTGGCCACCGTCGGGCTACGTTGGTTCGCCGTGCGGCCGCCGCGGCCCTGCTGTTCGCAGCAGCCTTAAGCGGAGTCACCTCACGCACCGCTGCGCCCGAAGTCACGGTCTTCGCCCGCGACGTTGACGCCGGAGCCGTCATTGAAACGGGGGACGTGACGCGCAAAAGACTGCCCAGCAGCGTCGTTCCCGAGCGAGCTGTTTTCTCTCCCGCTGAGGCCGAGGGCAAGATCCTCGCGGCTGAAGCGGCGGCCGGTGAAGTTGTCACGACGACGCGCTTGGTGGGCCCAGATCTCACCGCCGGTCTTGTCCCACAGGGCGCGGAGGGCAGCTCCTATACGCTAGTTCCGGTGGTGTTGGCGGAGCCTGACATCATTCCTATGCTGCACCACGGCGCGGGTGTGAGCGTAATCTCCCTGCAAGAAAAATCGGGGGCACCTCTCATCGTTGCCGAGGGTGGAAAAGTAGTTGTTGCAGGTCAGCACGACTCCACAGTGTTGTTGCTCCTGCCCGATTCGCAGGCTAAGGCAGTGGCTGCGGCCTCGCTGGGAACTCCATTGACCGTAGTTTTGGACGGCCGCACGCTATAG
- a CDS encoding 5-formyltetrahydrofolate cyclo-ligase translates to MPTKQQVRKERLASRRFLAADPATKRRLDEQLVANTVSYLCDSGLTGNVAAYNPLPSEPGGDFLVPRLAGVCRRLFLPISLTQGVLAWASYSPSFSIDAFGVSYPNGARFNSHVLRSCDVVLVPALAVDKHGMRLGKGAGYYDRALRGIDVPLAALLYDDDLVAEVPHDQFDVPVGVIITPGGNRTVLGAV, encoded by the coding sequence GTGCCCACTAAACAGCAGGTCCGTAAAGAACGCCTCGCTTCTCGACGCTTCCTGGCAGCCGACCCGGCCACCAAGCGCCGCCTCGACGAGCAGCTTGTGGCCAATACCGTTTCTTACTTGTGCGATTCCGGCTTGACGGGCAATGTTGCCGCCTACAACCCTTTGCCTTCTGAGCCGGGCGGGGACTTCCTTGTCCCTCGCCTCGCGGGTGTTTGCAGAAGGCTATTTTTGCCTATCTCGTTGACACAAGGCGTCCTTGCCTGGGCTTCCTATTCCCCTTCCTTCAGCATCGATGCCTTCGGCGTCTCCTACCCGAACGGTGCCCGCTTCAACTCTCATGTGCTGCGCTCGTGCGATGTGGTGTTGGTTCCGGCGTTGGCCGTCGATAAGCACGGTATGCGCTTGGGTAAGGGCGCGGGCTATTACGACCGGGCGTTGAGGGGGATCGACGTGCCGCTTGCCGCCTTGCTTTACGACGACGACCTCGTCGCCGAAGTCCCCCATGATCAATTCGATGTTCCGGTAGGGGTGATTATTACCCCGGGCGGGAACCGGACGGTGCTTGGCGCAGTCTAA
- a CDS encoding UTP--glucose-1-phosphate uridylyltransferase, whose translation MQNSTQNPVKTVVVPAAGMGTRFLPATKTVPKELLPVVDTPGIELIAEEAAQLGAQQMVVVTAPDKQEIMRHFGTFEQLCETLRERGKDEQAQKVAKAADLINAVAVEQEKPLGLGHAVGCAESMLGQDEDVVAVMLPDDLVLPFGVMQKMVEVRARLGGSVLCAFNVTREEVFNYGVFDVEDAGESFAGFEVKRVRGMVEKPAPAEAPSTLVATGRYLLDRGIFAALRQITPGKGGELQLTDAIELMISQGHPVHIVVHEGKRHDLGNPGGYIPANVDFGLRHEKYGPALYSALKKIISEFEAENLQ comes from the coding sequence ATGCAGAATTCCACGCAGAATCCGGTCAAAACCGTCGTTGTCCCAGCAGCTGGCATGGGGACGAGGTTTTTGCCCGCGACGAAAACGGTTCCTAAGGAGCTGTTGCCGGTGGTGGATACCCCGGGCATCGAGCTGATCGCTGAGGAAGCGGCGCAGCTCGGTGCGCAACAAATGGTGGTGGTCACCGCCCCTGACAAACAGGAAATCATGCGTCACTTCGGCACCTTTGAGCAATTGTGCGAAACCTTGCGGGAACGCGGCAAGGATGAACAGGCGCAGAAGGTGGCCAAAGCAGCGGACCTAATCAACGCAGTTGCGGTGGAACAAGAAAAGCCGCTGGGCCTTGGTCACGCCGTGGGATGCGCTGAGTCCATGTTGGGCCAAGACGAGGACGTCGTGGCTGTCATGTTGCCGGATGATTTGGTGTTGCCGTTTGGCGTGATGCAGAAGATGGTCGAGGTACGCGCCCGGCTCGGCGGTTCAGTGTTATGTGCCTTTAACGTCACTCGTGAGGAAGTGTTCAACTACGGGGTGTTCGACGTGGAAGATGCGGGGGAGTCCTTCGCGGGTTTCGAAGTCAAGCGGGTACGCGGAATGGTGGAAAAACCAGCACCGGCAGAAGCCCCGTCGACACTGGTGGCAACAGGACGCTACTTGTTGGACCGCGGCATTTTCGCTGCGTTGCGTCAGATCACCCCGGGCAAAGGTGGGGAGCTGCAGCTTACGGATGCGATCGAGTTGATGATTAGTCAGGGGCACCCCGTACACATCGTGGTCCATGAGGGCAAGCGCCACGATTTGGGGAATCCGGGCGGCTACATTCCGGCGAATGTTGATTTCGGTTTGCGGCATGAAAAGTACGGCCCGGCGCTGTACTCGGCGCTGAAGAAGATCATCAGCGAGTTCGAAGCGGAGAACCTGCAGTAG
- the glp gene encoding gephyrin-like molybdotransferase Glp, which yields MRSVNDQLAIVLDAAPTPEPIRVSIADALGLMCAEEVTSSRSQPGFAQAVVDGYAVRAVDVGGGVALGAKMDAQHAPSLPVVGEVEAGSRKPLRLQPRQAVRVATGAPLPTLADAVLPLEWTDRGRKRVTATRAVRSGDFVRREGDDVQPGDLVVRAGTVLGPAQIGLLAAAGRDKVLVSPRPRVAVMSFGLELVDIDRDPGLGNVYDVTSYALTAAAREAGADAQRVGIINAEPRKLKETIATQLARSEMVVIAGAVGGSGAMAVQQVLAELGEVDTTRVAMHPGSVQGFGLMGTERTPAFLLPSNPAAALVIFETIIRPAIRRSLGKQEPKRRAVQARSLGPIQSIPGRRGFIRARLMRDMETGDYLVQALGGPQGPPAHLLAGFADANAIIELPEEVSEVRPGDIVDVIFLQQR from the coding sequence ATGCGCAGTGTGAACGATCAGTTGGCGATAGTGCTCGACGCCGCGCCGACACCGGAGCCGATCCGCGTCAGTATTGCGGACGCGTTGGGTTTGATGTGCGCAGAGGAGGTCACTTCATCGCGCTCCCAACCGGGCTTTGCCCAGGCTGTGGTCGATGGCTACGCGGTGCGCGCAGTCGACGTCGGCGGGGGAGTTGCGCTGGGGGCGAAAATGGATGCGCAACACGCACCTTCGTTGCCGGTTGTCGGTGAAGTTGAAGCAGGCTCGCGCAAACCGCTGCGTTTGCAGCCCCGCCAAGCGGTGCGCGTGGCCACGGGGGCGCCATTGCCGACGCTTGCCGACGCCGTCTTGCCCCTCGAGTGGACCGACCGCGGCCGCAAACGCGTCACCGCCACCCGCGCTGTACGCTCCGGCGACTTCGTGCGTCGAGAAGGCGACGACGTACAGCCAGGAGATTTGGTTGTGCGAGCCGGGACGGTGCTCGGGCCCGCCCAAATCGGGCTGTTGGCGGCGGCGGGGCGAGACAAGGTGCTTGTCTCCCCACGCCCACGGGTAGCCGTGATGTCCTTCGGACTTGAACTGGTAGACATTGATCGCGACCCCGGACTAGGCAACGTCTACGACGTTACCTCTTATGCCCTCACCGCCGCCGCGCGTGAAGCTGGCGCAGACGCGCAGCGCGTCGGCATCATCAACGCTGAACCCCGCAAGCTGAAAGAAACCATTGCCACCCAGCTCGCCCGCAGCGAAATGGTGGTCATCGCTGGTGCCGTCGGAGGCAGCGGGGCAATGGCTGTCCAGCAGGTGCTCGCGGAACTTGGCGAGGTGGACACCACTCGCGTAGCCATGCACCCCGGCTCAGTCCAAGGCTTCGGACTCATGGGCACAGAGCGCACCCCAGCTTTCCTTCTACCCTCAAACCCGGCAGCCGCACTGGTGATCTTCGAAACGATCATCCGCCCAGCGATCCGCCGCTCGCTGGGCAAACAAGAACCGAAGCGCCGAGCAGTCCAAGCACGCTCCCTGGGCCCAATCCAATCGATCCCGGGCCGTCGCGGCTTCATCCGCGCCCGCCTCATGCGCGATATGGAAACGGGGGACTACCTCGTTCAAGCGCTTGGGGGCCCGCAAGGTCCACCCGCCCACCTTCTGGCCGGCTTTGCCGACGCGAACGCGATAATTGAGCTGCCCGAGGAGGTCAGCGAGGTCCGCCCCGGCGACATCGTCGACGTGATTTTCCTGCAACAAAGGTAG
- a CDS encoding GNAT family N-acetyltransferase, translating into MFGSTAPGWPEASPTLLLPDHSHVRLRPLRRADGKDCTRMRTVDEQWLRPVEPTVEGSWKDAHSLAAWRKNWSQLRAMAVQGIVVPLAIELDGSFVGQVTLGNIQHGAVSECWIGYWVHSAFMGRGIATAACGLGTDHALTRVGLHRVTATFLPDNPASGRVLAANGYRKEGYLRRNLHIDGKWRDHHLVAINREDFSTTAVNRLIDAGKVRPLRRGSTG; encoded by the coding sequence ATGTTCGGTTCCACCGCACCGGGGTGGCCGGAAGCATCTCCAACGCTCCTGCTGCCGGATCACTCACACGTGCGCCTGCGTCCCCTGCGGCGCGCCGACGGCAAAGATTGCACCCGGATGCGCACTGTCGACGAGCAATGGCTCCGGCCTGTAGAACCAACAGTCGAAGGGAGCTGGAAAGACGCTCACAGCCTTGCCGCGTGGCGAAAAAACTGGTCACAACTACGCGCTATGGCGGTGCAGGGAATCGTCGTTCCGCTTGCCATCGAACTTGACGGTTCCTTCGTGGGGCAAGTCACCCTAGGAAACATTCAGCACGGCGCAGTGAGCGAATGTTGGATCGGCTACTGGGTTCACTCCGCGTTTATGGGGCGCGGGATCGCCACGGCGGCGTGCGGATTGGGCACCGATCACGCTCTCACGCGCGTCGGCCTGCACCGCGTGACGGCGACCTTTCTGCCGGACAACCCGGCCTCAGGTCGGGTGTTAGCGGCCAACGGGTACCGCAAGGAAGGCTATCTGCGGCGAAACCTACACATCGACGGGAAGTGGCGCGACCACCATCTCGTGGCCATCAACAGGGAGGACTTTTCAACAACCGCAGTCAACCGCCTCATCGACGCAGGCAAGGTTCGCCCCCTCCGGCGTGGCTCAACAGGATAG